The Litchfieldia alkalitelluris genome has a window encoding:
- a CDS encoding electron transfer flavoprotein subunit beta/FixA family protein yields MNIFVLLKRTFDTEEKITISGGKINEDGAEFIINPYDEYAVEEAIQVRDAHGGEVTVVTVGTEESEKELRTALAMGADKAVLINVEDDVEDGDQFTTATILAEFLKDKEADLIFAGNVAIDGGSGQVGPRVAESLDIPYVTTITKLEISGQTATVVRDVEGDSETIETSLPLLVTCQQGLNDPRYPSLPGIMKAKKKPLDEVEIDDLDLDEEDVEAKTKTIEIYLPPKKEAGRVLEGDIPDQVVELVSLLHREAKVI; encoded by the coding sequence ATGAATATCTTTGTCTTATTAAAAAGAACTTTTGATACTGAGGAAAAAATCACAATATCAGGCGGGAAAATTAATGAAGATGGTGCGGAGTTTATTATCAATCCATATGATGAATACGCGGTCGAGGAAGCCATTCAAGTAAGAGATGCACATGGTGGAGAGGTAACTGTAGTAACAGTAGGTACAGAGGAATCTGAAAAAGAACTAAGAACGGCTTTAGCTATGGGTGCTGACAAAGCTGTGTTAATTAATGTTGAAGATGATGTAGAAGATGGAGACCAGTTCACAACTGCTACGATTCTTGCGGAATTTTTAAAAGACAAAGAAGCTGATTTAATTTTTGCTGGAAATGTTGCAATTGATGGGGGATCAGGTCAAGTAGGTCCACGCGTTGCTGAAAGTTTAGATATTCCATATGTAACAACCATTACAAAGCTAGAAATTTCAGGTCAAACGGCAACGGTAGTTCGTGATGTTGAGGGAGATTCAGAAACAATCGAAACGTCTCTACCACTTCTTGTTACATGTCAGCAAGGCTTAAATGATCCAAGATATCCATCATTGCCTGGTATTATGAAGGCGAAGAAAAAACCATTAGATGAAGTAGAAATTGATGATCTTGACTTAGATGAAGAAGATGTAGAAGCAAAGACAAAAACAATAGAAATTTATCTTCCTCCTAAGAAGGAAGCAGGTAGGGTATTAGAGGGTGACATTCCTGATCAAGTGGTGGAACTTGTATCATTATTACACCGTGAAGCAAAAGTGATATAA
- a CDS encoding electron transfer flavoprotein subunit alpha/FixB family protein, producing MSRKVVVLAEVRDHSLRNISFEVIAAAKTVAEGGEVVAVLLGEEVSSLAEQLFHYGADRVRVVESTQLKAYTPDGYSQGFLAVLNEENPEGVILGHTALGKDLAPKLAAKLQSGLISDVTNIESAGGNVVFTRPIYSGKAFEKKIVTDGLIFATIRPNNIEPLEADTARAGEVSSVSVDIKDLRTIVKEVVRKASEGVDLSEAKVVIAGGRGVKSEDGFEPLKELATVLGGAVGASRGACDADYCDYSLQIGQTGKVVTPDLYIACGISGAIQHLAGMSNSKVIVAINKDPEANIFKVADYGIVGDLFEVVPLLTEEFKKLKVHS from the coding sequence ATGTCTAGAAAGGTCGTTGTACTTGCAGAGGTTCGTGATCATTCATTACGTAACATATCATTTGAAGTGATTGCAGCAGCAAAAACAGTTGCTGAAGGTGGAGAGGTAGTCGCAGTTTTACTTGGCGAAGAAGTAAGTTCACTTGCTGAGCAACTATTTCATTACGGAGCAGACCGTGTTAGAGTCGTTGAGAGCACTCAATTGAAAGCGTATACTCCTGATGGCTATTCACAAGGATTTTTAGCAGTACTTAATGAAGAAAATCCAGAAGGTGTAATCCTCGGTCATACAGCACTAGGAAAAGATCTGGCACCAAAGCTTGCTGCAAAACTACAATCAGGTTTAATATCTGATGTAACAAACATTGAGTCAGCTGGTGGGAATGTGGTCTTTACTCGTCCAATTTATTCTGGTAAAGCATTTGAAAAGAAAATTGTAACAGATGGTTTAATCTTTGCAACGATTCGTCCTAATAATATAGAACCACTTGAAGCCGATACAGCTCGTGCTGGTGAAGTAAGTTCAGTGTCTGTTGACATTAAGGATTTACGTACAATTGTGAAAGAGGTTGTTCGGAAAGCATCTGAAGGTGTTGATTTATCAGAAGCAAAGGTAGTCATCGCAGGAGGTCGTGGTGTTAAAAGTGAAGATGGCTTTGAACCATTAAAAGAGCTTGCAACTGTTTTAGGCGGAGCAGTGGGAGCATCTCGTGGTGCATGTGATGCTGACTATTGCGATTACTCACTGCAAATTGGGCAAACCGGTAAAGTGGTGACACCAGACCTTTATATTGCTTGCGGAATTTCAGGCGCGATCCAGCATTTAGCGGGTATGTCTAACTCAAAAGTAATTGTTGCTATCAATAAGGATCCAGAGGCTAACATCTTTAAGGTTGCTGATTATGGTATTGTTGGAGATTTATTCGAAGTTGTTCCATTATTAACAGAAGAGTTTAAAAAGCTTAAGGTTCATTCATAA
- the trxA gene encoding thioredoxin, with amino-acid sequence MAISNVTDQTFNTETSEGVVLADFWAPWCGPCKMIAPVLEELDSEMGDKVKIVKIDVDENQETAGKFGVMSIPTLLVLKDGEVVDKVVGFQPKDALAELLTKHV; translated from the coding sequence ATGGCTATTTCAAATGTTACAGATCAAACTTTTAATACAGAAACAAGTGAAGGTGTAGTTCTTGCAGACTTCTGGGCACCATGGTGCGGACCTTGTAAAATGATTGCACCAGTTCTTGAAGAATTAGATTCAGAAATGGGCGACAAAGTGAAAATCGTTAAGATCGACGTTGATGAAAACCAAGAAACTGCTGGGAAATTCGGCGTAATGAGTATCCCAACATTACTTGTTTTAAAAGATGGTGAAGTGGTTGACAAGGTTGTTGGTTTCCAACCTAAAGATGCACTTGCTGAATTATTAACTAAACACGTTTAA
- the uvrC gene encoding excinuclease ABC subunit UvrC: MHDHLREKLSLLPAQPGCYLMKDRQGTIIYVGKAKILKNRVKSYFTGSHDGKTLRLVNEIVDFEYIVTSSNIEALILELNLIKKYDPKYNIMLKDDKSYPFIKVTAEKQPRLIITRNVKKDKGKYFGPYPNVQAANETKRLLDRIYPLRKCSTLPDKVCLYYHIGQCLAPCIQPVSDDTNKEIVDNIIKFLNGGYKGIKIELTEKMMKASEELDFERAKEYRDQIAHIETTMEKQKMTMTDFIDRDVFGYSYDKGWMCVQVFFIRQGKLIERDVSLFPIYNEPEEDFLTFLGQFYTVTNHFKPKEVLVPATVDKELAEQLLEVTVAQPSRGKKKDLMELASKNAKIALKEKFSLIERDEERTIKATENLGQTLGIPTPHRIEAFDNSNIQGTDPVSAMIVFVDGKPSKNDYRKYKIKTVKGPDDYDSMREVVRRRYSRALKEQLPLPDLIIIDGGKGHLAAVKEVLEDELGLDLPVAGLAKDEKHRTSELLIGDPPEITKLERNSQEFYLLQRIQDEVHRFAITFHRQIRSKSAFQSVLDEIPGVGEKRKKALLKYFGSVKKLKEATVDEIQAAKIPRHTAELIFEKLKE, translated from the coding sequence ATGCATGATCACCTAAGGGAGAAGTTATCTTTATTACCAGCTCAACCTGGTTGTTATTTAATGAAAGACCGTCAAGGGACAATCATCTATGTTGGAAAAGCAAAGATCCTAAAAAACCGTGTGAAATCATATTTTACTGGTTCACATGATGGTAAAACGTTACGACTTGTTAATGAAATTGTAGACTTTGAATATATTGTTACCTCTTCAAATATAGAAGCATTAATCCTCGAACTGAATTTAATCAAAAAATATGACCCAAAATATAATATCATGTTAAAGGACGATAAAAGTTATCCTTTTATAAAGGTTACTGCTGAAAAGCAGCCTCGTCTAATCATCACTCGCAATGTGAAAAAAGATAAAGGAAAATACTTTGGTCCATACCCAAATGTGCAAGCAGCAAATGAAACAAAACGATTATTGGATAGAATTTATCCTTTAAGAAAATGTTCTACCTTACCAGATAAGGTTTGTTTATACTATCATATCGGACAATGTCTTGCCCCGTGTATACAGCCTGTTAGTGATGACACAAATAAAGAAATTGTAGATAATATCATCAAATTTCTAAATGGGGGCTATAAGGGCATTAAGATTGAGTTAACCGAGAAGATGATGAAGGCTTCTGAGGAACTAGATTTCGAACGGGCAAAAGAATATCGAGATCAAATTGCACATATCGAAACAACGATGGAAAAACAAAAGATGACCATGACCGACTTTATTGATCGTGATGTATTTGGATATTCATACGACAAGGGCTGGATGTGTGTTCAAGTCTTTTTTATTCGTCAAGGGAAATTAATCGAACGGGATGTATCACTTTTTCCTATCTATAATGAACCGGAAGAGGATTTCTTAACATTTTTAGGTCAGTTTTACACCGTAACAAATCACTTTAAACCAAAAGAAGTATTAGTCCCAGCTACAGTAGACAAAGAATTAGCTGAACAGCTTTTAGAAGTAACTGTTGCACAGCCTAGCCGTGGGAAGAAGAAAGATTTAATGGAGCTTGCAAGTAAGAATGCAAAAATTGCTCTTAAGGAGAAGTTTTCATTAATTGAGCGTGATGAAGAGCGAACCATTAAAGCAACAGAAAATTTAGGACAAACTCTAGGAATACCGACACCACATAGAATAGAAGCATTTGACAATTCGAATATTCAAGGTACTGATCCAGTATCGGCGATGATTGTTTTTGTTGATGGAAAACCTAGTAAAAATGATTACCGTAAATATAAAATTAAGACAGTAAAGGGACCTGATGATTATGACTCAATGAGAGAAGTTGTCAGACGTCGTTACAGTCGAGCACTAAAAGAACAACTTCCTCTCCCTGATTTAATTATCATTGATGGAGGGAAAGGCCATTTAGCAGCAGTTAAAGAGGTACTCGAAGATGAATTAGGATTGGATTTACCTGTAGCTGGATTAGCGAAGGATGAGAAGCACCGAACATCAGAGCTTCTGATTGGTGACCCACCTGAAATTACGAAGCTGGAACGAAATAGTCAAGAATTTTATTTACTTCAACGAATTCAAGATGAGGTGCATCGATTTGCGATTACCTTCCATCGTCAGATTCGAAGTAAATCCGCATTTCAGTCTGTTTTGGATGAGATACCTGGTGTAGGCGAGAAGAGAAAGAAAGCACTACTAAAATACTTTGGTTCAGTAAAAAAGCTAAAAGAAGCTACAGTTGATGAAATTCAAGCCGCAAAAATCCCTCGACATACGGCAGAACTCATTTTTGAGAAGCTAAAAGAATAG
- a CDS encoding aspartate kinase: MGIIVQKFGGTSVGSVERILNVANRVIAEVEAGNQVVVVVSAMGKTTDELVRLAGEITSNPSKREMDMLLTTGEQVTISLLSLAIGQKGYEAVSYTGWQAGIQTEAVHSNARITNIDTTKVKQRLEEGKIVVVAGFQGATVDGEITTLGRGGSDTTAVALAAALKADKCDIYTDVTGVFTTDPRYLKSARKLHSVSYDEMLELANLGAGVLHPRAVEFAKNYSMPLEVRSSMEAEHGTIIEEEVSMEKNLVVRGIAFEDQVTRVTVCGLPNGLHTLSTIFTTLAGNGLNVDIIIQSTTNVDTTNISFSVKTADLDETVRVLEENREALNFENIEHEDGLAKVSIVGSGMISNPGVAAEMFQVLANNEIQVKMVSTSEIKVSTVVEQASMVKAVEALHDAFELSVEEKQEVKA, translated from the coding sequence GTGGGAATTATTGTACAAAAATTTGGTGGAACATCGGTTGGCTCAGTTGAACGAATTCTTAATGTGGCGAATAGGGTTATTGCAGAGGTTGAAGCGGGTAATCAAGTTGTTGTAGTTGTTTCAGCGATGGGAAAGACAACAGATGAATTAGTTCGATTAGCTGGTGAGATTACAAGCAACCCTAGCAAAAGAGAGATGGATATGTTACTTACGACTGGGGAGCAAGTGACGATTTCACTTCTTTCACTTGCAATTGGGCAAAAAGGGTATGAAGCAGTTTCTTATACTGGCTGGCAAGCAGGTATCCAAACGGAAGCTGTACATAGCAATGCTCGAATCACAAACATTGACACAACTAAAGTAAAACAACGTCTTGAAGAAGGGAAAATTGTCGTTGTTGCAGGATTCCAAGGTGCTACAGTTGACGGAGAAATAACTACTTTAGGTCGTGGTGGGTCAGACACAACAGCGGTGGCTTTAGCGGCAGCATTAAAGGCGGACAAATGTGATATTTATACAGACGTAACTGGAGTTTTTACAACAGATCCACGCTACTTAAAATCAGCTAGAAAGCTACACTCTGTTTCATATGACGAAATGCTTGAGTTAGCGAATCTTGGAGCAGGAGTTCTTCACCCAAGAGCAGTAGAGTTTGCTAAAAATTATTCAATGCCTTTAGAGGTACGTTCAAGTATGGAAGCTGAACATGGAACGATTATTGAGGAGGAAGTATCAATGGAAAAGAATTTAGTAGTTAGAGGAATTGCGTTTGAGGATCAAGTAACAAGAGTCACAGTTTGTGGGCTTCCTAATGGACTTCACACACTTTCAACAATTTTCACTACATTAGCGGGTAATGGACTTAATGTAGATATTATAATTCAAAGTACAACAAACGTAGATACAACAAATATCTCATTCTCAGTAAAAACAGCAGACTTAGATGAGACAGTTCGTGTACTGGAAGAAAATCGAGAAGCTCTAAATTTTGAAAACATTGAACATGAGGATGGATTAGCTAAAGTTTCAATCGTCGGGTCTGGGATGATCTCTAATCCTGGAGTTGCTGCTGAAATGTTCCAAGTCCTTGCTAATAATGAAATTCAAGTGAAGATGGTTAGTACATCTGAAATAAAAGTATCAACAGTTGTTGAACAAGCGAGTATGGTAAAAGCTGTTGAGGCATTACATGATGCCTTTGAATTATCAGTGGAAGAAAAGCAAGAGGTAAAAGCATAA
- a CDS encoding YslB family protein, with translation MKQVLSNQSNLEHSNLSVPAFGYELIREEVLSDLLGKNASQLLYWAGKNLARKYPLDSIDDIISFFKRAGWGELTIHTLKKNEYEFHLTNQMVTSRMKKNEEHSFQLEAGFLAQQIQQHKNQLTEAYEQHKKRVNQVIFTVKWDKE, from the coding sequence TTGAAACAAGTATTATCAAATCAATCTAATTTAGAGCACTCCAATCTAAGTGTACCTGCATTTGGATATGAACTAATACGAGAAGAGGTACTATCGGATTTATTGGGTAAAAATGCATCACAGCTCCTTTATTGGGCTGGTAAAAACCTTGCAAGAAAATATCCCCTTGATTCTATAGATGATATCATATCTTTCTTTAAACGCGCTGGCTGGGGGGAACTAACCATCCATACACTGAAAAAAAATGAGTACGAATTCCATTTAACAAATCAGATGGTCACTTCGCGAATGAAGAAAAATGAAGAGCACTCATTTCAGCTTGAAGCAGGATTTCTTGCTCAACAAATACAGCAGCATAAAAATCAATTAACCGAAGCATATGAACAACATAAAAAAAGAGTAAATCAAGTCATTTTTACGGTTAAATGGGATAAAGAATAA
- a CDS encoding succinate dehydrogenase cytochrome b558 subunit: MAGNREFFYRRLHSLLGVIPVGIFLIQHLVVNHFATKSPEAFNSAAHFMESLPFRYVLEAFIIFIPILFHAIYGLYIAFTARNNVGRYGYFRNWMFYLQRATGVITLIFVVWHVWETRIAAAFGAEVNYDMMANILASPFMLVFYLVGVISTTFHFANGLWSFAVSWGITVSPRSQQISTFVTLGIFVVLTIIGVRSIFAFVG, translated from the coding sequence ATGGCAGGAAATCGTGAGTTTTTTTATCGCAGACTTCATTCGTTATTAGGAGTAATTCCGGTTGGGATCTTCTTAATTCAGCATTTAGTTGTAAATCATTTTGCAACTAAAAGTCCAGAGGCGTTTAATAGTGCTGCTCATTTTATGGAAAGTCTTCCATTTCGCTACGTATTAGAAGCATTTATTATTTTTATTCCGATTTTGTTTCATGCAATTTATGGACTATATATTGCTTTCACAGCGAGAAATAATGTGGGTAGATACGGATATTTCCGTAACTGGATGTTCTATTTACAACGCGCAACAGGTGTAATTACGCTGATTTTCGTTGTGTGGCATGTATGGGAAACAAGAATTGCAGCAGCATTTGGTGCTGAGGTAAACTATGATATGATGGCAAATATTCTAGCATCACCATTCATGTTAGTGTTCTATTTGGTGGGTGTTATTTCTACAACGTTCCACTTTGCTAATGGATTGTGGTCGTTTGCTGTAAGTTGGGGAATTACTGTTTCTCCACGTTCTCAACAGATTTCAACATTTGTAACACTTGGTATTTTCGTAGTTTTAACAATTATTGGTGTACGATCAATTTTCGCTTTCGTCGGTTAA
- the sdhA gene encoding succinate dehydrogenase flavoprotein subunit: protein MSKGRIIVVGGGLAGLMATIKAAEAGVQVDLFSLVPVKRSHSVCAQGGINGAVNTKGEGDSPWEHFDDTVYGGDFLANQPPVKAMCDAAPGIIHLLDRMGVMFNRTPEGLLDFRRFGGTQHHRTAFAGATTGQQLLYALDEQVRRHEVAGLVTKYEGWEFLGAVVDDEGVCRGITGQDLSTMEIKTFPADAVIMATGGPGIIFGKSTNSVINTGSAASIVYQQGAYYANGEFIQIHPTAIPGDDKLRLMSESARGEGGRVWTYKDGKPWYFLEEKYPAYGNLVPRDIATREIFDVCVEQKLGINGENMVFLDLSHKDPKELDIKLGGIIEIYEKFMGDDPRKVPMKIFPAVHYSMGGLWVDYDQMTNIPGLFAAGECDYSQHGANRLGANSLLSAIYGGMVAGPNAVKYINGLAKSTDSISSSVFDRHVQEEQDKWNSMMSLDGTENAYVLHKELGEIMTDNVTVVRHNDKLKQTDQKIEELLERFGNININDTAKWSNQGAVFTRQLKNMLHLSRVVTIGALNRNESRGAHYKPEFPERNDEDFLKTTMAKFTGETTAPAFHYEEVDTSLIQPRKRDYSKKKGEN from the coding sequence ATGAGTAAAGGAAGAATTATTGTTGTCGGTGGTGGACTAGCCGGCTTAATGGCAACGATTAAAGCTGCAGAAGCGGGTGTTCAAGTCGATTTATTTTCACTAGTACCAGTAAAACGATCTCACTCGGTTTGTGCACAGGGTGGAATCAACGGTGCAGTAAATACAAAGGGTGAAGGTGACTCTCCGTGGGAGCACTTTGATGATACAGTATATGGTGGAGATTTCCTTGCAAATCAGCCACCAGTTAAGGCTATGTGTGATGCAGCGCCTGGAATCATTCACTTATTAGACCGTATGGGTGTTATGTTCAATCGTACACCAGAAGGTTTACTTGATTTTAGACGTTTTGGTGGTACGCAGCATCACCGTACAGCATTTGCTGGTGCAACAACAGGTCAGCAATTACTATACGCTTTGGATGAGCAAGTTCGTCGCCATGAGGTTGCAGGGCTTGTAACGAAATACGAGGGATGGGAGTTCCTTGGCGCTGTTGTTGATGATGAAGGTGTTTGTCGTGGGATTACAGGACAAGATCTATCAACAATGGAAATTAAAACATTTCCTGCAGATGCAGTAATCATGGCCACTGGTGGTCCTGGAATCATCTTTGGTAAATCCACGAACTCTGTTATTAATACAGGTTCTGCTGCATCAATTGTTTACCAACAAGGTGCATATTATGCAAATGGAGAATTTATTCAAATCCATCCAACAGCGATTCCAGGAGATGATAAGCTACGCTTAATGAGTGAATCAGCTCGTGGTGAGGGTGGGCGTGTTTGGACATATAAAGATGGTAAGCCATGGTATTTCTTAGAAGAAAAATATCCAGCTTACGGAAATCTAGTTCCACGTGACATCGCAACACGTGAGATTTTTGATGTGTGTGTTGAGCAGAAGCTTGGAATCAATGGAGAAAACATGGTTTTCTTAGATCTTTCACATAAAGATCCTAAGGAGCTTGATATTAAACTTGGTGGAATCATTGAAATTTACGAAAAGTTCATGGGTGATGATCCACGTAAAGTTCCGATGAAAATTTTCCCAGCAGTTCACTATTCAATGGGTGGATTATGGGTTGATTATGACCAAATGACAAATATACCAGGACTTTTTGCAGCTGGTGAGTGTGACTATTCACAACATGGTGCAAACAGACTTGGTGCGAACTCATTACTTTCAGCAATTTACGGTGGAATGGTTGCAGGACCTAACGCTGTTAAATATATTAATGGCCTTGCTAAGAGTACAGATTCAATTTCTTCTTCTGTATTTGACCGTCATGTGCAAGAAGAACAAGATAAATGGAATTCAATGATGTCATTAGATGGCACAGAGAATGCATATGTTCTTCATAAAGAGCTTGGAGAAATCATGACTGACAATGTAACAGTTGTTCGTCACAATGACAAGCTTAAGCAAACAGATCAGAAGATTGAAGAATTACTAGAACGCTTTGGTAATATCAATATCAATGATACGGCTAAATGGAGTAACCAAGGTGCTGTATTTACAAGACAATTAAAGAATATGCTTCACCTTTCACGCGTTGTGACAATCGGTGCATTGAACCGTAATGAAAGTCGTGGTGCTCACTACAAACCAGAATTCCCTGAGCGTAATGATGAAGATTTCCTAAAAACTACGATGGCTAAGTTCACTGGTGAGACAACAGCGCCAGCATTCCATTATGAAGAGGTTGACACATCACTGATCCAGCCACGTAAACGTGACTACTCTAAGAAGAAAGGGGAAAATTAA
- the sdhB gene encoding succinate dehydrogenase iron-sulfur subunit: MAEQKVVKFKITRQDSPESAPYVLEFEVPYRANMNVISALMEFRRNPVDIHGNKVAPVSWDSNCLEEVCGACSMVINGKPRQSCTALIDQLEQPITLEPMKTFPVVRDLQVDRRRMFDSLKKVKAWIPIDGTYDLGPGPRMPETKRQWAYELSKCMTCGVCLEACPNVNSKSDFIGPAPLSQVRLFNAHPTGAMNKAERLDAIMDEGGLTNCGNSQNCVQSCPKGIPLTTSIAALNRDTTIQSFRNFFGSDQA, from the coding sequence ATGGCTGAACAAAAAGTAGTTAAATTTAAAATTACTCGTCAAGACAGTCCAGAGTCGGCCCCTTATGTATTAGAATTTGAGGTGCCATACCGTGCAAATATGAATGTTATATCTGCTTTAATGGAGTTCCGCAGAAATCCAGTTGATATTCATGGGAATAAGGTTGCCCCTGTATCTTGGGATAGTAACTGTCTAGAAGAAGTATGCGGTGCCTGTTCGATGGTGATTAATGGTAAGCCTCGTCAATCCTGTACAGCACTAATTGATCAGCTTGAACAACCAATTACTCTTGAGCCGATGAAAACTTTTCCTGTTGTACGTGACCTTCAAGTCGACAGAAGAAGGATGTTTGATTCATTAAAGAAAGTTAAAGCATGGATTCCAATTGATGGAACATACGATTTGGGTCCTGGACCACGTATGCCTGAGACAAAACGTCAATGGGCATATGAACTTTCAAAATGTATGACATGTGGTGTTTGTCTAGAAGCATGTCCAAATGTTAACAGCAAGTCTGATTTCATCGGACCTGCACCATTATCACAAGTTCGCTTATTTAATGCTCATCCAACAGGGGCAATGAATAAAGCGGAACGTTTAGATGCAATTATGGATGAAGGTGGACTTACGAATTGTGGTAACTCACAAAACTGTGTCCAATCCTGTCCAAAGGGCATCCCATTAACAACATCTATTGCTGCATTAAACCGTGACACTACGATTCAATCATTTAGAAACTTCTTCGGAAGTGATCAAGCTTAA
- the glpK gene encoding glycerol kinase GlpK, with translation MDTYILSLDQGTTSSRAILFNKQGQIVHSAQKEFTQIFPKPGWVEHNANEIWGSILAVIAAVLHEADVKPKEIAAIGITNQRETAVVWDKQTGQPVYHAIVWQSRQTKDICDDLKGQGLNDIFRAKTGLLIDAYFSGTKIKWILDHVEGAREKAENGDLLFGTIDTWLIWKLSGGKAHVTDYSNASRTLLFNIHDLDWDDDLLKFLTVPRSMLPEVKPSSSIYATTAEHHFFGHGVPIAGVAGDQQAAMFGQTCFEPGMAKNTYGTGCFMLMNTGEKAVESKHGLLTTIAWGLDGKVEYALEGSIFVAGSAIQWLRDGLRLFRNASDSEIYAASVESTEGVYVVPAFVGLGTPYWDSDVRGAVFGLTRGTEKEHFVRATLESLAYQTKDVLTAMEADSGITLKALRVDGGAVKNNFLMGFQSDILNVPVERPSVDETTALGAAYLAGLAVGFWKDKDEISLQRNIDQTFTPTMNDSTRENLYDGWKKAVHAAMAFK, from the coding sequence ATGGATACATATATTTTGTCTCTAGATCAAGGGACTACTAGCTCTAGAGCAATTTTATTTAATAAACAAGGTCAGATTGTCCACTCGGCTCAAAAAGAATTTACGCAGATTTTCCCGAAACCTGGTTGGGTCGAGCATAATGCCAATGAAATTTGGGGGTCTATATTGGCTGTGATTGCCGCGGTTCTTCATGAGGCTGATGTCAAACCCAAGGAAATAGCTGCAATCGGGATTACAAATCAGCGTGAAACGGCCGTTGTTTGGGATAAACAAACAGGGCAGCCTGTTTATCATGCTATTGTTTGGCAATCAAGACAAACTAAAGACATATGTGATGACTTAAAAGGTCAGGGGTTAAATGATATTTTTCGTGCAAAAACCGGTCTTTTAATCGATGCATATTTCTCTGGTACGAAAATAAAATGGATATTAGACCATGTAGAAGGTGCAAGAGAAAAAGCAGAAAATGGGGATTTATTGTTTGGAACGATTGATACATGGCTAATTTGGAAACTTTCAGGTGGTAAAGCTCATGTAACGGATTACTCAAATGCTTCAAGGACTCTCCTTTTTAATATACATGACTTAGACTGGGACGATGATCTTCTAAAATTTTTAACAGTTCCTAGATCAATGTTGCCAGAAGTTAAGCCTTCATCAAGCATCTATGCGACGACTGCAGAGCATCATTTTTTTGGTCATGGTGTGCCGATTGCAGGTGTAGCTGGAGATCAACAAGCTGCAATGTTTGGGCAAACTTGCTTTGAGCCAGGAATGGCAAAAAATACCTATGGAACAGGTTGTTTCATGTTAATGAATACAGGGGAAAAAGCTGTAGAATCAAAACATGGTTTATTAACAACGATTGCTTGGGGATTAGATGGAAAGGTTGAATATGCCCTTGAAGGTAGTATCTTTGTAGCTGGTTCAGCCATTCAGTGGCTGAGAGACGGGTTGCGATTATTTAGGAATGCGAGTGATAGTGAGATATATGCAGCAAGTGTGGAATCAACGGAGGGTGTATATGTTGTTCCTGCCTTTGTTGGACTTGGAACACCATATTGGGATAGTGATGTAAGAGGTGCGGTATTTGGTTTAACGCGTGGAACAGAAAAAGAACATTTTGTTCGTGCAACATTAGAATCATTGGCCTATCAAACAAAGGATGTTCTTACAGCGATGGAAGCTGACTCTGGGATAACTTTAAAAGCATTAAGGGTCGATGGGGGAGCTGTAAAAAATAACTTTTTAATGGGCTTCCAAAGTGATATCTTAAATGTGCCTGTTGAACGCCCATCAGTAGATGAAACAACAGCACTTGGAGCTGCATATTTAGCTGGTCTAGCTGTTGGCTTTTGGAAGGACAAAGACGAGATTTCTTTACAGCGTAATATTGATCAAACCTTTACACCAACAATGAATGATTCAACGAGAGAAAATCTGTATGATGGCTGGAAAAAGGCTGTTCATGCGGCAATGGCTTTTAAATAG
- the gerE gene encoding spore germination transcription factor GerE: MKEKEFQPKPLLTKREREVFELLVQDKTTKEIASDLFISEKTVRNHISNAMQKLGVKGRSQAVVELLRMGELEL, translated from the coding sequence TTGAAGGAGAAAGAATTTCAACCAAAACCATTACTAACAAAAAGAGAAAGAGAAGTGTTTGAATTACTAGTCCAAGACAAGACAACAAAAGAAATCGCAAGTGATTTATTCATAAGCGAAAAAACAGTTCGAAATCACATATCGAATGCTATGCAGAAGCTGGGAGTTAAGGGGCGTTCTCAGGCAGTTGTAGAGCTCCTTCGTATGGGAGAACTTGAACTTTAA